A single genomic interval of Nonomuraea rubra harbors:
- the rpoB gene encoding DNA-directed RNA polymerase subunit beta: MAASRNASAVPAGPRRVSFARIQEPLEVPDLLALQTESFDWLLGNEKWKARVEAARQAGRRDVPTQSGLEEIFEEISPIEDFSGTMSLSFRDHRFEPPKYSVDECKEKDMTFSAPMFVTAEFINNTTGEIKSQTVFMGDFPLMTPKGTFIINGTERVVVSQLVRSPGVYFERNVDKTSDKDLYGCKVIPSRGAWLEFEIDKRDSVGVRIDRKRKQAVTVLLKALGWTSEQILERFGQYESMRATLEKDHTAGQDDALLDIYRKLRPGEPPTKESAQTLLENLYFNPKRYDLAKVGRYKINKKLGVDSEITQGTLTEEDIVATIEYIVRLHAGEESMPGANDREVIVEIDDIDHFGNRRLRSVGELIQNQVRLGLARMERVVRERMTTQDVEAITPQTLINIRPVVASIKEFFGTSQLSQFMDQTNPLAGLTHKRRLSALGPGGLSRERAGFEVRDVHPSHYGRMCPIETPEGPNIGLIGSLASYGRINAFGFVETPYRKVVDGKVTDQIDYLTADEEDRYVKAQANTTLNPDGSFAEARVLVRTKGGETELMRAEEVDYIDVSPRQMVSVATAMIPFLEHDDANRALMGSNMQRQSVPLLKSEAPLVGTGMEYRAATDAGDVISAEKAGVVEEVSADYVTVMNDDGTRTTYRVAKFKRSNQGTSFNQKPIVAEGDRVEVNQVIADGPCTDQGEMALGKNLLVAFMPWEGHNYEDAIILSQRLVQDDVLSSIHIEEHEVDARDTKLGPEEITRDIPNVSEEVLADLDERGIIRIGAEVVPGDILVGKVTPKGETELTPEERLLRAIFGEKAREVRDTSLKVPHGEQGKVIAVRVFSREEGDELPPGVNELVRVYVAQKRKITDGDKLAGRHGNKGVISKILPVEDMPFLEDGTPVDIILNPLGVPGRMNVGQVLETHLGWIAARGWDISGIQEAWAERLRDKGFEQVAPRTNMATPVFDGAHEEEIVGLLGNTIANRDGDRMVQPTGKAQLFDGRSGEPFPYPIAVGYIYILKLLHLVDDKIHARSTGPYSMITQQPLGGKAQFGGQRFGEMEVWALEAYGAAYALQELLTIKSDDVLGRVKVYEAIVKGENIPEPGIPESFKVLIKEMQSLCLNVEVLSSDGMSIEMRDTDEDVFRAAEELGIDLSRREPSSVEEV; encoded by the coding sequence TTGGCAGCCTCGCGCAACGCCTCCGCCGTACCCGCTGGTCCCCGTCGCGTCTCTTTCGCGCGTATCCAGGAGCCTCTCGAAGTTCCTGACCTTCTTGCTCTGCAGACCGAGTCTTTCGACTGGCTGCTCGGAAACGAGAAGTGGAAGGCCCGGGTCGAGGCGGCTCGCCAGGCCGGGCGCAGGGACGTCCCGACCCAGTCGGGCCTCGAAGAGATCTTCGAAGAGATCAGTCCGATCGAGGACTTCTCGGGGACCATGTCCCTGTCGTTCCGCGACCACCGGTTCGAGCCGCCGAAGTACTCCGTAGATGAGTGCAAAGAGAAGGACATGACCTTCTCCGCCCCGATGTTCGTGACGGCGGAGTTCATCAATAACACCACCGGCGAGATCAAGAGCCAGACGGTGTTCATGGGCGACTTCCCGCTCATGACGCCGAAGGGCACCTTCATCATCAACGGCACCGAGCGTGTCGTGGTCTCCCAGCTGGTCCGTTCGCCCGGCGTCTACTTCGAACGCAATGTCGACAAGACGTCCGACAAGGATCTGTACGGCTGCAAGGTCATCCCGTCGAGGGGTGCCTGGCTGGAGTTCGAGATCGACAAGCGCGACAGCGTCGGTGTGCGCATCGACCGCAAGCGCAAGCAGGCCGTCACCGTGCTTCTCAAGGCACTGGGATGGACCAGCGAGCAGATCCTCGAGCGCTTCGGCCAGTACGAGTCGATGCGGGCCACCCTGGAGAAGGACCACACCGCCGGCCAGGATGACGCCCTGCTCGACATCTACCGCAAGCTGCGGCCGGGTGAGCCGCCGACCAAGGAGTCGGCGCAGACCCTGCTGGAGAACCTCTACTTCAACCCCAAGCGGTACGACCTCGCCAAGGTGGGTCGCTACAAGATCAACAAGAAGCTGGGTGTCGACTCGGAGATCACCCAGGGCACCCTCACCGAAGAGGACATCGTCGCCACCATCGAGTACATCGTCCGCCTGCACGCGGGCGAGGAGTCGATGCCGGGCGCCAATGACCGTGAGGTCATCGTCGAGATCGACGACATCGACCACTTCGGCAACCGCCGCCTGCGCAGCGTCGGCGAGCTCATTCAGAACCAGGTCCGCCTGGGTCTGGCCCGCATGGAGCGGGTCGTGCGCGAGCGCATGACCACGCAGGACGTCGAGGCCATCACGCCGCAGACCCTGATCAACATCCGCCCGGTCGTGGCGTCGATCAAGGAGTTCTTCGGCACCTCGCAGCTGTCGCAGTTCATGGACCAGACCAACCCGCTGGCCGGTCTGACGCACAAGCGTCGTCTGTCCGCGCTGGGTCCCGGTGGTCTGTCCCGCGAGCGGGCCGGCTTCGAGGTCCGCGACGTGCACCCGTCCCACTACGGCCGGATGTGCCCGATCGAGACCCCTGAAGGCCCGAACATCGGCCTGATCGGCTCGCTGGCCTCCTACGGCCGGATCAACGCCTTCGGCTTCGTCGAGACGCCGTACCGCAAGGTCGTCGACGGCAAGGTGACCGACCAGATCGACTACCTCACCGCCGACGAGGAAGACCGCTACGTCAAGGCGCAGGCCAACACGACGCTCAACCCTGACGGCTCGTTCGCCGAGGCCCGCGTCCTGGTCCGCACCAAGGGCGGCGAGACCGAGCTCATGCGGGCCGAGGAGGTCGACTACATCGACGTGTCGCCGCGCCAGATGGTGTCGGTCGCCACCGCGATGATCCCCTTCCTCGAGCACGACGACGCCAACCGCGCGCTCATGGGCTCCAACATGCAGAGGCAGTCCGTGCCGCTGCTGAAGAGCGAGGCGCCGCTGGTCGGCACCGGCATGGAGTACCGTGCCGCGACCGACGCCGGCGACGTCATCAGCGCCGAGAAGGCGGGCGTGGTGGAGGAGGTCTCCGCCGACTACGTCACCGTGATGAACGACGACGGCACGCGGACGACGTACCGCGTCGCGAAGTTCAAGCGCTCCAACCAGGGCACCAGCTTCAACCAGAAGCCGATCGTGGCCGAGGGCGACCGGGTGGAGGTCAACCAGGTCATCGCCGACGGTCCCTGCACCGACCAGGGCGAGATGGCGCTGGGCAAGAACCTGCTCGTGGCGTTCATGCCGTGGGAGGGTCACAACTACGAAGACGCGATCATCCTGTCCCAGCGGCTGGTCCAGGACGACGTCCTGTCCTCGATCCACATCGAGGAGCACGAGGTCGACGCCCGTGACACCAAGCTGGGCCCGGAGGAGATCACCCGGGACATCCCGAACGTCTCCGAGGAGGTCCTGGCCGACCTCGACGAGCGCGGCATCATCCGGATCGGCGCCGAGGTCGTGCCCGGCGACATCCTGGTCGGCAAGGTCACCCCGAAGGGTGAGACCGAGCTGACCCCGGAGGAGCGGCTGCTGCGCGCGATCTTCGGCGAGAAGGCCCGCGAGGTCCGCGACACCTCGCTGAAGGTGCCGCACGGCGAGCAGGGCAAGGTCATCGCCGTCCGCGTGTTCAGCCGCGAGGAGGGCGACGAGCTTCCCCCCGGCGTCAACGAGCTGGTCCGCGTCTACGTGGCCCAGAAGCGTAAGATCACCGACGGTGACAAGCTGGCCGGCCGGCACGGCAACAAGGGTGTCATCTCCAAGATCCTGCCGGTCGAGGACATGCCGTTCCTGGAGGACGGCACCCCGGTCGACATCATCCTCAACCCCCTCGGCGTGCCCGGTCGAATGAACGTCGGCCAGGTGCTGGAGACCCACCTGGGGTGGATCGCCGCCCGTGGGTGGGACATCTCGGGCATCCAGGAGGCCTGGGCCGAGCGGCTGCGTGACAAGGGCTTCGAGCAGGTCGCCCCGCGCACCAACATGGCCACCCCGGTCTTCGACGGCGCCCACGAGGAGGAGATCGTCGGCCTGCTCGGCAACACCATCGCCAACCGTGACGGTGACCGGATGGTGCAGCCGACGGGCAAGGCGCAGCTCTTCGACGGCCGTTCCGGCGAGCCGTTCCCGTACCCGATCGCGGTCGGTTACATCTACATCCTCAAGCTGCTGCACCTGGTCGACGACAAGATCCACGCGCGGTCGACCGGTCCGTACTCCATGATCACCCAGCAGCCGCTCGGCGGTAAGGCCCAGTTCGGTGGCCAGCGCTTCGGTGAGATGGAGGTGTGGGCGCTGGAGGCGTACGGTGCCGCGTACGCGCTGCAGGAGCTGCTGACCATCAAGTCCGACGACGTTCTCGGCCGGGTGAAGGTCTACGAGGCCATCGTCAAGGGCGAGAACATTCCCGAGCCGGGCATCCCCGAGTCCTTCAAGGTGCTCATCAAGGAGATGCAGTCGCTGTGCCTCAACGTCGAGGTGCTCTCCAGCGACGGCATGTCCATCGAGATGCGCGACACCGACGAGGACGTCTTCCGCGCCGCGGAGGAGCTCGGTATCGACCTGTCCCGGCGTGAGCCGAGCAGCGTGGAAGAAGTCTGA
- a CDS encoding ABC transporter ATP-binding protein has protein sequence MGVEVVIDGLTKSFGRQVIWEDVSLTLPAGEISVLLGPSGTGKSVFLKTMVGLLRPDTGHIWIDGFDLANCAEAKLYELRRLFGVLFQDGALFGSLNLYDNIAFPLREHTKKSEAQVRQIVMEKVELVGLLGAETKLPGEISGGMRKRAGLARALVLDPEIILFDEPDSGLDPVRTAILNQLIVDINADIEATFLIVTHDINTARTVPDNIGLMFRRELVMFGSREMLLSSDEPVVRQFLNARKHGPIGMSEEKDLSELEAEAQMGHDPGPLPPIPPQLMPSGNKLRRTQRPPGTWLAANGVIPPQGSFVDERGRNWLEEYPRLVNAHLHGIA, from the coding sequence GTGGGCGTGGAAGTCGTGATCGACGGGTTGACCAAGTCCTTCGGCCGGCAGGTCATCTGGGAGGACGTCTCGCTCACGCTGCCCGCCGGCGAGATCTCGGTGCTGCTCGGGCCCTCGGGCACCGGCAAGTCGGTCTTCCTCAAGACCATGGTCGGCCTGCTGCGGCCCGACACGGGGCACATCTGGATCGACGGGTTCGACCTGGCCAACTGCGCCGAGGCGAAGCTGTACGAGCTGCGCCGCCTGTTCGGCGTGCTGTTCCAGGACGGCGCCCTGTTCGGCTCGCTCAACCTCTACGACAACATCGCCTTCCCGCTGCGCGAGCACACCAAGAAGAGCGAGGCCCAGGTTCGCCAGATCGTGATGGAGAAGGTGGAGCTGGTCGGCCTGCTGGGCGCCGAGACCAAGCTGCCGGGCGAGATCTCCGGCGGCATGCGCAAGCGGGCGGGGCTGGCCAGGGCGCTGGTCCTGGACCCGGAGATCATCCTGTTCGACGAGCCGGACTCGGGGCTCGACCCGGTCCGCACCGCGATACTCAACCAGCTCATCGTGGACATCAACGCCGACATCGAGGCCACGTTCCTGATCGTGACGCACGACATCAACACCGCCCGCACGGTGCCCGACAACATCGGGCTGATGTTCCGCAGGGAGCTGGTGATGTTCGGCTCGCGGGAGATGTTGCTGTCGAGCGACGAGCCGGTGGTGCGGCAGTTCCTGAACGCCAGGAAGCACGGGCCCATCGGCATGTCCGAGGAGAAGGACCTGTCGGAGCTGGAGGCCGAGGCGCAGATGGGGCACGACCCCGGGCCGCTGCCGCCGATCCCGCCGCAGCTCATGCCGTCCGGCAACAAGCTCCGCCGCACGCAGCGGCCTCCCGGCACCTGGCTGGCGGCCAACGGGGTGATCCCGCCGCAGGGGTCGTTCGTGGACGAGCGCGGGCGGAACTGGCTGGAGGAGTATCCACGGCTGGTCAACGCGCACCTGCACGGGATCGCCTGA
- a CDS encoding TetR/AcrR family transcriptional regulator, translating into MGERVLPRAERRRRTEGKILDAARSLFAELGYERTTIRAVAKAAGVDPALVMQYFGNKQRLFQQAVRMTPPGGGELGPEGAVEHVLGALTMKLGELPQSSLAMMRSMLTHPEAAASAREALGEQIERLAEALPGEDARLRAALMTLVMLGITVGHQLLEIDELRGVPQEELARLLRPSLLALTGL; encoded by the coding sequence ATGGGCGAGAGGGTGCTTCCGAGGGCCGAGAGGCGGCGCAGGACCGAGGGGAAGATCCTCGACGCGGCCAGGTCGCTCTTCGCCGAGCTCGGCTACGAGCGCACCACGATCAGGGCCGTAGCCAAGGCGGCCGGGGTCGATCCGGCCCTGGTGATGCAGTACTTCGGCAACAAGCAGCGGCTGTTCCAGCAGGCCGTACGGATGACACCGCCCGGCGGCGGCGAGCTGGGCCCGGAAGGGGCGGTCGAGCACGTGCTCGGCGCGCTCACCATGAAGCTGGGCGAGCTGCCGCAGAGCTCGCTGGCCATGATGCGTTCCATGCTCACCCACCCCGAGGCGGCCGCGTCGGCGCGGGAGGCGCTCGGCGAGCAGATCGAACGCCTGGCCGAGGCGTTGCCCGGCGAGGACGCCCGGCTGCGGGCGGCGCTGATGACGCTGGTCATGCTCGGCATCACCGTGGGCCACCAGCTCCTGGAGATCGACGAGCTGCGCGGCGTGCCGCAGGAGGAGCTCGCCCGGCTGCTGCGGCCGAGCCTGCTCGCGCTTACTGGACTCTAA
- a CDS encoding nuclear transport factor 2 family protein encodes MSIDEIVTGFHAAMRHKSADELAGLYAEDGLHEFPFGEMAPLEGREAVRESYRAMWGATPFEADEVRRVSLHRTEDPEVVVVEQTVHGTAGGRELTVPGLLVLRIRDGRIVHARDYMDFSAIARIRAAG; translated from the coding sequence ATGTCGATCGACGAGATCGTGACCGGCTTCCACGCCGCCATGCGGCACAAGTCGGCCGACGAGCTGGCCGGCCTCTACGCCGAGGACGGGCTGCACGAGTTCCCGTTCGGCGAGATGGCCCCACTGGAGGGCAGGGAGGCGGTACGGGAGAGCTACCGCGCGATGTGGGGCGCCACGCCGTTCGAGGCCGACGAGGTACGCAGGGTCTCGCTGCACCGTACGGAGGACCCGGAGGTCGTGGTCGTGGAGCAGACCGTGCACGGCACGGCCGGCGGCCGGGAGCTGACCGTCCCCGGCCTGCTCGTGCTCCGGATCAGGGACGGCCGCATCGTGCACGCCAGGGACTACATGGACTTCAGCGCCATCGCCCGGATCCGGGCGGCCGGCTGA
- a CDS encoding RDD family protein has translation MTATAPQVDSRIIAPRLSRFGAWLVDIVVCAILVSGLQQLFSVNWDEPVNLLPGLAYFVLFHTWSGRTPGKWLLGIKVVARGTDRRPSWWGSALRSVWLLFPLIPVVDWVIGLAAWLWSFYDRDKRCLHDVLAGTVVVIASAKD, from the coding sequence GTGACGGCCACTGCCCCCCAGGTGGATTCCCGGATCATCGCGCCGCGGCTCAGCCGGTTCGGCGCCTGGCTCGTCGACATCGTGGTGTGCGCGATCCTCGTGTCCGGCCTCCAGCAGTTGTTCTCCGTCAACTGGGACGAACCCGTCAACCTGCTCCCCGGACTCGCCTACTTCGTGCTGTTCCACACCTGGTCCGGACGGACTCCGGGGAAGTGGCTGCTCGGGATCAAGGTGGTCGCGCGGGGAACGGATCGGCGGCCGTCGTGGTGGGGCTCGGCCCTACGCTCCGTCTGGCTGCTCTTCCCGCTGATCCCGGTGGTCGACTGGGTGATCGGGCTGGCGGCCTGGTTGTGGTCGTTCTACGACCGCGACAAGCGGTGCCTGCACGACGTGCTCGCGGGCACCGTCGTCGTGATCGCCAGCGCCAAGGACTGA
- the rplL gene encoding 50S ribosomal protein L7/L12, with the protein MAKLSTDELLDAFKEMTLLELSEFVKVFEETFDVKAAAPVAVAAAPAAAGGGEAAAVEEQDEFDVILEAAGDKKIQVIKEIRALTSLGLKEAKDLVDGAPKPVFDGKVNKEQAEKAKAALEGAGATVTVK; encoded by the coding sequence ATGGCGAAGCTCAGCACCGACGAGCTGCTCGACGCGTTCAAGGAGATGACCCTCCTCGAGCTGTCCGAGTTCGTGAAGGTCTTCGAGGAGACCTTCGACGTCAAGGCCGCCGCCCCCGTCGCGGTTGCCGCCGCCCCCGCCGCCGCTGGTGGTGGCGAGGCCGCCGCCGTCGAGGAGCAGGACGAGTTCGACGTCATCCTCGAGGCTGCCGGCGACAAGAAGATCCAGGTCATCAAGGAGATCCGCGCCCTGACGTCCCTGGGCCTCAAGGAGGCCAAGGACCTGGTCGACGGCGCTCCGAAGCCGGTCTTCGACGGCAAGGTCAACAAGGAGCAGGCGGAGAAGGCCAAGGCTGCCCTCGAGGGCGCCGGCGCCACCGTCACCGTGAAGTAA
- the rplJ gene encoding 50S ribosomal protein L10, which produces MARADKATAVAELKSEFEGSQAAVLTEYRGLTVAQLKELRTSLGGNAKFAVAKNTLTKIAATEAGLTGLDGLLTGPTAIAFVNGDVVEAAKGLRDFAKANPLLVIKGGVLDGKTLDATEITKLADLESREVLLAKLAGALKAKQSAAAAMFAALPTQMAQLAEALRAKRDEAGE; this is translated from the coding sequence ATGGCGAGGGCGGATAAGGCGACAGCGGTTGCCGAGCTCAAGAGTGAGTTCGAAGGCAGCCAGGCCGCCGTTCTGACCGAGTACCGCGGTCTCACCGTCGCGCAGCTCAAGGAGCTGCGCACCTCTCTCGGTGGGAATGCGAAGTTCGCCGTGGCGAAGAACACCCTGACCAAGATCGCGGCCACCGAGGCCGGTCTGACGGGCCTCGACGGCCTGCTCACCGGTCCGACCGCGATCGCCTTCGTCAACGGCGACGTTGTCGAGGCGGCCAAGGGTCTGCGTGACTTCGCCAAGGCCAATCCCCTTCTGGTGATCAAGGGCGGCGTCCTCGACGGCAAGACGCTCGACGCCACCGAGATCACCAAGCTCGCCGACCTCGAGTCCCGCGAGGTTCTCCTCGCGAAGCTTGCCGGTGCCCTCAAGGCCAAGCAGAGCGCCGCGGCCGCGATGTTCGCCGCTCTGCCGACGCAGATGGCTCAGCTTGCTGAGGCCCTGCGTGCCAAGCGCGACGAGGCTGGCGAGTAA
- a CDS encoding LppX_LprAFG lipoprotein — MTAAGAALVVAAVAGCGSNAQPIQVNLAASEVLAQAAQKTAEVTSYTVDAVVNVSHPQEGAGKVQGRMLYQSKPQLAADLTLDTVDMGGRSVPGGVRAVLQGDTVYVKVEALNDFLGNTKPWIKVSLSETGHAGEVNQYLGQIQQFDLANMTKLVTASQDVKSVGTESVNGEDATHYSGTFPVDVAVQQLPADKQAQAREGLAELKDVKFDMWVAADGLPRKLALNGSKEGATLDATLFFKGYNEAVNIQTPPADQVGELPKGTTN, encoded by the coding sequence ATGACCGCGGCAGGAGCCGCGCTGGTGGTGGCGGCGGTCGCCGGTTGTGGATCGAACGCCCAGCCCATCCAGGTCAACCTGGCAGCCTCCGAGGTGCTCGCGCAGGCCGCGCAGAAGACCGCCGAGGTCACCAGCTACACGGTCGACGCCGTGGTGAATGTCTCGCACCCCCAGGAGGGTGCCGGCAAGGTGCAGGGCCGCATGCTCTACCAGAGCAAGCCGCAGCTCGCCGCCGACCTCACCCTGGACACCGTCGACATGGGGGGCCGCAGCGTTCCCGGCGGGGTGCGGGCGGTGCTCCAGGGCGACACCGTCTACGTGAAGGTCGAGGCGCTCAACGACTTCCTGGGCAACACCAAGCCGTGGATCAAGGTCTCGCTGAGCGAGACGGGTCACGCGGGTGAGGTGAACCAGTACCTCGGCCAGATCCAGCAGTTCGACCTCGCCAACATGACGAAGCTGGTCACGGCGTCGCAGGACGTGAAGTCGGTCGGGACCGAGAGCGTCAACGGCGAGGACGCCACGCACTACAGCGGCACCTTCCCGGTGGACGTGGCCGTGCAGCAGCTGCCCGCCGACAAGCAGGCGCAGGCCCGTGAGGGGCTGGCCGAGCTGAAGGACGTGAAGTTCGACATGTGGGTGGCGGCCGACGGGCTGCCGCGCAAGCTCGCGCTGAACGGTTCCAAGGAGGGCGCCACGCTCGACGCGACCCTGTTCTTCAAGGGTTACAACGAGGCCGTCAACATCCAGACCCCGCCCGCCGACCAGGTCGGCGAGCTGCCCAAGGGCACGACCAACTGA
- the rplA gene encoding 50S ribosomal protein L1: MQRSKAHKDAAAKVDRDKLYSPVEAAKLAKETSTTKFDATVEVALRLGVDPRKADQIVRGTVNLPHGTGKTARVLVFATGDRAEAAREAGADIVGADELIDEIAKGNRLNEFDAVVATPDLMGKVGRLGRVLGPRGLMPNPKTGTVTPDVAKAVTEIKGGKIEFRTDRQANLHFIIGKTSFGERQLIENYAAALDEVLRLKPSAAKGRYLKKVTFSTTMGPGVPVDPNLTRGLTAELEA, translated from the coding sequence ATGCAGCGCAGCAAGGCGCACAAAGACGCGGCCGCCAAGGTCGACCGCGACAAGCTCTACTCGCCCGTAGAGGCCGCGAAGCTGGCCAAGGAGACGTCGACCACCAAGTTCGACGCGACCGTGGAGGTCGCCCTCCGGCTCGGCGTCGACCCTCGCAAGGCCGACCAGATCGTGCGCGGCACGGTCAACCTCCCGCACGGCACCGGCAAGACCGCCCGGGTCCTGGTCTTCGCGACCGGTGACCGTGCCGAGGCGGCCCGCGAGGCGGGCGCCGACATCGTCGGCGCCGACGAGCTGATCGACGAGATCGCCAAGGGCAACCGGCTCAACGAGTTCGACGCCGTCGTGGCCACGCCCGACCTGATGGGCAAGGTCGGCCGCCTGGGCCGCGTGCTCGGTCCGCGCGGTCTCATGCCCAACCCGAAGACCGGCACCGTGACGCCCGACGTCGCCAAGGCCGTGACGGAGATCAAGGGCGGCAAGATCGAGTTCCGTACCGACCGGCAGGCCAACCTGCACTTCATCATCGGCAAGACGTCGTTCGGCGAGCGCCAGCTCATCGAGAACTACGCTGCCGCGCTGGACGAGGTGCTGCGTCTCAAGCCGTCGGCGGCCAAGGGCCGTTACCTGAAGAAGGTCACCTTCTCGACGACGATGGGGCCGGGCGTTCCGGTCGACCCCAACCTCACGCGCGGCCTCACGGCCGAACTGGAGGCCTGA
- the rplK gene encoding 50S ribosomal protein L11, whose protein sequence is MPPKKKIAALVKVQLPAGQATPAPPVGTALGPHGVNIMDFVKQYNAATEAQRGNIIPVEITIFEDRSFTFVTKTPPAPELIKKALGLDKGSAVPHRDKVGKLSREQLRSIAETKMPDLNANDIEAAEKIIAGTARSMGITVAE, encoded by the coding sequence ATGCCTCCGAAGAAGAAAATCGCCGCACTCGTCAAGGTGCAGCTCCCGGCCGGCCAGGCCACGCCGGCGCCGCCCGTGGGTACCGCCCTCGGTCCCCACGGCGTCAACATCATGGACTTCGTCAAGCAGTACAACGCTGCGACGGAGGCCCAGCGGGGCAACATCATCCCCGTTGAGATCACCATTTTCGAAGACCGCAGCTTCACCTTCGTCACGAAGACGCCGCCGGCGCCTGAGCTGATCAAGAAGGCCCTGGGTCTCGACAAGGGCAGCGCGGTCCCGCACCGCGACAAGGTGGGCAAGCTCAGCCGCGAGCAGCTGCGCAGCATCGCCGAGACGAAGATGCCCGACCTCAACGCCAACGACATCGAGGCGGCCGAGAAGATCATCGCCGGCACCGCCCGGTCGATGGGCATCACCGTCGCCGAGTAA
- the nusG gene encoding transcription termination/antitermination protein NusG has translation MSESSFPADESRDEWGDELEEATEESAEAALEEAAEVEESDEAADEEAAAVEDESVLPDVDPVEEFKSSLRGLPGEWYVIHSYAGYENRVKSNIESRNVSLNMEDYIYQVEVPTHTVQEFKSGKKVPVKERVLPGYVLVRMELTDESWAAVRNTPGVTGFVGLSNKPSPLSLDEVAKLLAPEPSEETKKTTTKAASGPTVEFEIGESVTVMDGPFATLPASVSEISPESQKLKVLVSIFGRETPVELSFNQVSKI, from the coding sequence GTGTCCGAGTCTTCATTTCCGGCGGACGAGTCCCGCGACGAGTGGGGCGACGAGCTGGAAGAGGCCACTGAGGAGTCCGCCGAGGCGGCTCTCGAGGAGGCCGCCGAGGTCGAGGAGAGCGACGAGGCCGCCGACGAAGAGGCGGCCGCCGTCGAGGACGAATCGGTGCTTCCTGACGTCGACCCCGTCGAGGAGTTCAAGAGCTCGCTGCGCGGTCTTCCCGGCGAGTGGTACGTGATCCACTCCTACGCCGGTTACGAGAACCGCGTGAAGTCCAACATCGAGAGCCGCAACGTGTCGCTCAACATGGAGGACTACATCTACCAGGTCGAGGTGCCGACGCACACCGTCCAGGAGTTCAAGAGCGGCAAGAAGGTTCCGGTCAAGGAGCGGGTGCTGCCCGGCTACGTGCTGGTGCGCATGGAGCTGACCGACGAGTCCTGGGCCGCCGTGCGCAACACGCCCGGCGTGACCGGCTTCGTGGGCCTGTCCAACAAGCCGAGCCCGCTCAGCCTCGACGAGGTCGCCAAGCTGCTGGCGCCCGAGCCGTCCGAGGAGACCAAGAAGACCACGACGAAGGCCGCCAGCGGCCCCACGGTCGAGTTCGAGATCGGCGAGTCCGTCACGGTCATGGACGGCCCGTTCGCGACGCTGCCCGCCTCGGTGAGCGAGATCAGCCCCGAGTCGCAGAAGCTCAAGGTGCTCGTGTCGATCTTCGGTCGGGAGACCCCGGTGGAGCTCTCGTTCAACCAGGTCTCGAAGATCTAG
- the secE gene encoding preprotein translocase subunit SecE, producing MAIDTRGETADKPSGEKKTRTSPALFYRQVVNELRKVIWPTRKDLITYTTVVLIFVLIMVGIVYGLDAALGWAVLRVFGGS from the coding sequence GTGGCGATCGACACGCGCGGCGAGACCGCAGACAAGCCTAGTGGCGAGAAGAAGACACGCACTTCTCCTGCCCTCTTCTACCGGCAGGTCGTCAACGAGCTGCGTAAGGTCATCTGGCCGACACGCAAGGATCTCATCACCTACACCACGGTCGTTCTGATATTCGTTCTGATCATGGTTGGGATCGTGTACGGGCTCGACGCTGCCCTCGGGTGGGCGGTCCTCCGCGTCTTCGGCGGATCCTGA